From the genome of Hemiscyllium ocellatum isolate sHemOce1 chromosome 6, sHemOce1.pat.X.cur, whole genome shotgun sequence:
ggatcaagggttagcaGGACAAGGATAGGAAAATTGGGACCAGAGATTTTAGATCGGCaacgatctcactgaatggcagcagtgggctgcatggcctacaTCGTATAGTCAATTATCTCCCAGGACACAGATGCTTTCCCAATGGTGTGTTTCACAACAGAGGTAACAATCCTCAGCAGGGCTAATAAATCTACAGTTTGAGTTACCtattgggggaggtggggaagatAATAGAACTTGCACTTATTTGCCACAGAACAATGGAGACAAACACTAGAAAAAGCAAACAAAGTAATCTGGACAGAGTCTTTTTCTTTATAAatgtgtacatacacacacagtgacagacacatcCCTCGATCCAATGCCTTTTGGCACTCACATCTGTCCAGGCGAGGTGTGAAAAATTCATTCTGTGCAAATATTGATTATGTGACTGCATTCTGAAAATTATTTGTCCACAAACTCTTTTCGTTAAAAATTCTTTATATATGTATATCTCTCTCTTTGGCAAATAACTCTCTGTGAAAGAACTTAAAACGGGTTCGAAGGAGCCTAAGTGCTTTACTGGGTTTAGTATAAAGTATATTAACAAAATGTCCATTTTTTTCATTAATCCAATAttcttttcttaatttttttcCATGATTACAAAAATATTTAGCCCTTGTTTGTTATTTCCaatccagcacaggaacaagtACAAGAAATTTGTAACTCAAATTGACTGGATTTAAGTAGAGCTGTCACAATGCAACCAATACTGACTGTAAATAAGACGTACATCCAAGAGGCAGTCAGGGAAAGGGTGAAGTAGGGCAGAAGGCAGTTTCCGTGAGCCATAAACCTGCTGGCTTCTGTTCTGTAAAACTAATGTAATCCCACAGAATAAATCATGGACTCTGCCACCGGGTTGATGTAGGTTCAATCTCTGAACTCCTCGCTCCTGCTAACTCAGAGAAAAGATGCAGGTGCAACTCAGTGAGCTCATCTGTACGTGTCTCCACAGGAGGCACTGACCATTTAGACTCTCCAACTAGCTGCTAGAACCTCGAATGACAGCAATTGACCCTTTAGCACTTGCACGTTCTAGAATGCACTGCTTGAGGCAGCTTCAACATTCAAGGTGGTATTGggcaattatttaaatggaagcaatgcaggtttacaggaaaTATGCAGGAGATTGACACTGAGTCAAAATGTTGAGAGTGTCagtgcagatgtgatgggctAAATGACTTCACAGTAACAATTTGCAATTCCCATGTTGTTCGTTGTTTAGTTCCTAGTCTAGAACAGCCCACATTCTGCAACAGAGCGAGGGGAATGGGAATAAAAGTTGGGGAACTCTTGAAACTGTTTGAATGCCAAAGTGTCAAAACCAATATGCTTTTGTTTAAAAGTTCCAATTTCACTGAACAGCATAATGGTGGAGTATGAAAGCAAGGTGGAACAGTGGTAGCAGATGCTGCAAAACTGCACACCATATCTGCTTCAGGTAGATGGAGCAAGCAGTCTCTTCAAGACAGGTGCACCAGGGGTAAGACCCCCCTTTCTTCACAGCTCCATCCAAGAGAATCTGCTTTTACTGAAATTTGATCCTCCCATTTCACAAATGGGGAGTGCAAACATCAAATAAGGTGGGGATAATAACTAGTCTGGGTATTGGGTTGCAAGTTAGGAGGAAGGATCGCAGAAAGTTGAGCTCTGCATCTAAGTATCTAAAACGCAAAGACAGCATTGTGTTCAACAGTGCTGACAgctcagagtgtgtgtgtaaacgTGCCTGTGTGTATGCGTGCCTGTGTGTATGCGTGCCTGTGTGCAGCAGGTTACTTTATCTGAAAGTTTCATGAAGTTGCAACACTTTCAAAAAATCAACAAAGAATGCTGATGGCCTTCTATAAGCATGGCAAGTACTGATTAGACTGAAATATAACACAGCGCAGATAAGGTGAACGGGAAaaagccaaagttaaaaatcacccaacaccaggttattgtccaacaggtttatgtggaagcactagctttcggagcgacactccttcatcagtacattccactaccacctgatgaaggagcgtcgctccgaaagctagtgtgcttccgcataaaccttttggactataccctggtgttgtgtgatttttaactttgtacaccccagtccaacaccgtcatctccaaatcagaaaaaGCCAAGTCTTCTCAGCAGGTTCAAAGGAATTTCTGAAGGTACAAAATTTACAACAATattaagaaaataaattcttTACTCAAAATGGTGATTTCACAACTTTCAGTGGAGGCAATAGGACTAGAGGGGAAGTGCAGGATGCTGGCTTACCCCCAGTTATGCTCTCTGCTTCAGCCCTGGCTTAGCCTCACACAGCTTTAGGGTGTGAGTTAGTGAAGACTAACGTTATTGCACAAATACACAACAGGACACAGGGAGAGTCCCTGGAGCACGAGTACAAGATCACAAGTTTATGGAGGCATCTCCTATTCAGTAGGAGTTGATAAAGGTTAGGGTGAAATTTTTAATCATGATTAGCAGATGGCACTGTCAGCCATTTTAAGAAGGACTTGGCAAATAATGCCGTCCACTCAGTTTCCATGACATATTATATCATCCCGACgggctctctttctctcaagcTGGGAAACAGCGATGGGAGTTGGGGAGAAAATGCTCAACCTTGTTCCTGTGGTCATTATGCCACGGGGAAAGCTTCTGATGGTCCCGCTGGTCATTTAATCTATTCATCAGATCCAGTGAAAGTAGGAGAGTAAAAAAAGGCCTCTGCTTCTGGATACAGAAGCACATGAGGTGTCTGTACAAAATGAGAGAGGACATGGATACAAAAGCCTGGTACAAGTTGTTGGTTGGGGGAAAGATGCACATCCGTGATTAGACAGAGGGGACCCAGACCAACTCTGATACATTGTTTGAATCAGGGACACACATTGGCAGAGATGAAATGCTAAGGAACAGCATTGATAagggaatgagaaaagaaattttcATGTTACATTCCCTCTTGCAAACTGAGGAATGATTCCCCTTTCAATAAAAAATATAGGTTATGATGAGATAACTTGCAGGTACAAAACTTGTAATGGGAATTAATCTAGGCTCCTTGCAACAGTTCACAAAAATGTGGATCCAATATTGCCCAGGGTCAGAGGAGATGGGCACAATGAGTATGCACCTCATTGGGAACCTCTGTAAAGCCCCTGATTTGCTATTTCAGCAGTGGAACAGGAGCACGCCCAGAAGGAAGAAATCACAAACACAGATCGTCGATAATAGCATACAGCTCTGATGTTAAAAAGGGAGCATGAAGCCTCATCTGACCACTGGCTGGTGGATTAGATTTCTCTGGGGCTCAGGGAGAAGGGGCGTCTCGGATAGTGAAACTAAACTCAGCAATTCTGCATCAGCAAAAGATCAAGACCAAAAAAAAAAGCCAGAATGAAGTGAAGGACTGTATTATTCCTGCACACTGCACAGACTGGAAGCAACAGGCAGAGATCCCTGGGCACAGCAGAGCTGATAGGGAATGGCAGCCATCCCAAGTGAGCTACTTTGATTTAAAGTTGGTCTTTGTCCGCAGTGGGTAACCATCCTCACTGCCCTTCTGTCGGTTAACTGTGGTCCGCTCAGCATCAAGCCGTCGCTGGAGCCTGGCTGCTAACCTCCTGTCTTCATCTTCCTGTTGGCTATGATCCAGACCGCTGACTGATGTTGTGCCAACATTATTGGCGGTCCACTTTGTCCGCTTGGTCTGCAGCTCCACTGTGTGCTTGGTCTTGTGGTGCCTCTTCTTGCcctgggaggaggaggagaaggaagaTTTCGATCCTTTGCTTTTCTTCGCCCCCATGTGGTCAGACGACGAGGTGCTGATGCTGTGCTGAGACCTGTTACCTTGCTCCACAGAGGCTTGTTGGGTTGGGATTGACTCCATGTGGCTACTCCAACTCTCGGGAACCTTCTGATGGCTGTCCTGGGAGGGGGCAGAGTTTACCCCCGAATCTAAATATTCATTCTTCTGGTGGCCAGGGGAATTTGAAGATGAAGCAAATTCCATTGCAGCAATCTCGCTTTCTGCTTCCAGCCTGCCAACAGCATCCTCACCCTCGTCCTCCGAAATCAGGGTGCCCTTGGAGGCTACCATTTCCTCATGGCGCTCCTGCAGAATCTGGCCCCACTTCTGCAGGAGATTGGGGTTCACCTCATAAGTGGTGGGAGCAGCGGCTGGTTTGTGGAAACCACAGCCGAGGTTTCGGGGGGTCGATTTGACAATCTTGGGTTTCATCACCCTGCCATCAGGCAGCTTCTTGGGAGGGGTGCAGGGTGAACAGCTGATGGGTTTGAAATGGTTGAACTCCCCAGAGATACTGTCATTGCTGTCAGGGCTGGCTGACCGCTCTCTCTTGGCTGGGCCTGAGGGTGCTGGGTCATTTGCAGAGCGCTTTTCTGAGCTCAGGTTTGGAGCAGAGTTGGAGCGACTGTTTTCAGAGGATGACAGGATGTTGATGACATTGTTGGTAACAAGGGAACCTACAGAAACTGAAGATGTCTGCAAAGAAAAGAGAGCGAGATTGGAGAGGATCCACTGGGAATAAAATTAGAAAATACATATTTGGAAACTGCATCATCTCACTGAGAGAAGCTGAATCATCATCATATAGAACAAACAGTAAGAATCTTATTGAGTCAATTCAGACGaaagggagtcacagagagagaaaaatacaaGGATATACCAACATACAAAAGAGTAGCACAAGTAGGTCACTGAgcatgcttcaccattcaataagatcatgaccgaTCAGTCTATTTCGTATTCCAATTTCCACCTACATTACATACATTATAGTCTGATGAAGAGGGCTGGGAGAGGTCAACATGGAAGATAAACAATACAGACCAACTGTCCATATATCCTATACATCCATAGGAAACATGATGCAAATCAATGGCACTCAAAGATACATTAGCGTTGGAGAGATGATACCAGGAATATGAAGGCAAGATCAGAAGATCttaagaaatgaaaacagaagtccattcagcccttcaatgaCATAATGGCTGGTCTGACATTCCTCACTCCCACTTTCCTACCCTTTCCCCGGACCCCTTGATTCCTCTATTGATTAAGAatttatctcagctttaaatatacaccCAGCAGTGATTTCTTTCCTTTGTTATTTCTAAATTTCCATCCAGATAATCCTGCATTTTGATCCTTCAAATCAAGATTATTTCACACTGCTGTATTGACCCAGTTCTTTATTAACTactccacctccttttcctttcttcctaaTCCTTCTGAAATGTCATATGCCGAGAATATTCAGGTCTTTGTCACCTTGCAACCACTACCATGTATTCATTTAGGTCTAGTTTTACTATGAGTTCACCCTCCTTGCTGTGCATGCAGCATGCATTTGGACAGTGAGTCAGTAAAACGTCTTTTCATGACCCAAATGACCTATCACAATTTACAATTGTAATTATTCCACCCTTAACGCAAATCCTAAGCATACCAACATGATCCCTTCTTAAGTCGTCCTTCTAACTGGGCCATAATGGTAACGTCATTAGATTAATAATTCAGAACCTCataggatctgggttcaaatcccaccatggcagctgcacCCAACTAATTTAAAATcggttaataaatctggaattgaaacctACTCTTGGCGATGGTGAATGTGAAAAATACTAGTGATCATTGCAAACCCTACCTGGTTCACTAGAGTCCTTCAAGGAAggtaatctgccatccttacccagtctgaactacacatgactccagaccttcaatgtttcttcagtgtcgctgggtcaaaatactggatcGCCATCTCTAATGATAATCTGTATATACCTTCATTAaagggactgcagtggttcaagattgGTAACTAGACAATAAATGCCAACCcaactagtgatgcccacattcagtGAATGGATAAAAaatccagagcaatgtggttgactcttaataaccctctgaaatggccctgcAAGCCACtttgttcaagggcaattagggatttaTCTAATAGCTATTTACCATTTTTGCCTAATCTGACCTTATTTGTTGGAGCATTCTTATTTATGCCCCTTGTTGGCACACTCTGGCAGTTTCAAATGTTGACCACATTTGGTAGGGATCAGATAGAAAATCAAAGAAAAGTAATCCTGCCTTAAAATTAGAGCCAGACCACCTAGAGGTGATGCCTGGAGGAcactcttcacacagagggtagtggaaaGCCAGAAAGCACTCCCTGCTGAAACCTGTGGATGTTGGGGAACAAGTGGAACTTTCAGGCTTGAgaatgatagatttttttttgattggGAGAGGTGTACAATAATGAATTacatcagtgacatccacatttcaCAGAAGAATAAGGAAGTTGGAGGGAAACAAATTAGACAGCGAAATTCCGTGTGCCAGTAAGAACTGCATAACCAATGTATCCAAATGATTAGTAATCGCTTCAACACAGAGGGTGTAAGTGATATAGCAGTTCACCAGGTCAGCCCAGCCAAAGGGACCTGCTGAAACAACAAATACCTTGGTTCTACTCTCAATGCGAGGTGTCCCTCTTCGGCCCTGGTTGTTTTCCACTGGTGTGCTCCAACTTCGATTCTCCTCCTCAATGCTCAGCATACTGTAACAAGAAGCCAAGATTTAGGGAAAGGAATCCAGGGTCACTTCAATAACAACCTGCATTtacagagctccttgaaagtagcatAACTTCCTGAGGTGCCTTACAGGAGTGATCATCAAACACAATTTAATCAGAGTCACATCTGGAGATATCAGGGACAGGTGATGGTCAAAGAAATGTGTTTTACTTAGGGTCTtaatggaggagagagagaagtggaaaggtatagggtgggaattccagcaCAAGGATCCCACGCAGCTAAAGGCATGGGCACCAATGGTGGATCGATTAAAATCCAGCTTTCACAAGAGCCAAGATTTGCAGGAGCACACAGATCTCAGAGGGTTGGAAggtggaggaagttacagagagggagggaggaggatcATGGAGGAATTTGAGCATTTCAAGGTGGTTGCTGGAAGTGGATTCAACAGAATAGAATAACCCACAGGGGTAACGAGTGAGTGGAATTCAAGGACATTAAAACCACTCTCTTGTCTAGGAGACCAAGGACTCTAATTACCTTGAAAATCGACCAGAAGAGTTGGAGCTCAGCTTGTTGTTGGCTGCTAAACCCCATGGCCGTGTAGTTATATGTTTCACTGGCTCCTCATTCTCTGAATCAGACATGTTGTCAGTAGCCTGGAGAAGAACACAAGTATTAAATCTCCTAACACACTGATGAACACTAGAACATCTGATAACCCATGGGGTAACAGATTCGCCAGATGATTTCATTTGTAAACCAGCCTTTTCAGTGCCAACCTGTCCCTTCAGGCTCCTATTGCCTGTGTAACACCAATGGCCAGCACTGAGAAAATGCTGCATTATTCCAGGGGAAGCAATGCGGGAGTGTCAGGTTGTCCGAAGGTCAGGTCAAGGGAATGTCACATTGATGACTGCGATTTCTTTTGAATGGAGCATTGAACTTGGGCTCTTACTGCCCTCTCAGATGGACAGACCCCAAAGTATTTTCAAAAAAACAGAGTAGCACTTCTCGATGCCTTTAATCATTAATACTAAATAAAAATCATCTGGACCAGCCACTTGCTTGCAGTAGTGCTCAGTATCATACCAGATTACCTGGATGTTGATCTCTTCCCTGATTGTGGGGTATTGATTACTCACCATTGCCAGGGAGGTGGTGATTTAACGGTAATCACAGAAATGTGAGagctcagaaggaggccattcattccaTCTCCATCAAATCTTTGAACATTTTGATTTAGTGTCAAACCCTTGCCTTTTCCCAATAACACTTTATTTTTTATTAAAACAATTATCTAATactctcttgaatgcttcaattgaacctgcctccaccacattttcaggcTGTGTTCCAGATTTGAACCACTCGCTTTAAGAAAAAAGAAGATTTTTCTCACCTCACACTTGCTTcttgcaaaacactttaaaactgtgccATCTTGTTCTCCATCCATTGACAATGGGAGCAGTTTCTCCATATCCACTCAGTCCATATCAATGACATAAAAAAACCCTCTATCGAATCTCCTGTCAGCTTTCACCTCATCAAGGTAAGCAGCCTCAACTCCTCCGATGTTTACTTATAACTCAGGTGTCTCATTCCTGGACCCATTTTTGTAAGCcacttctgcattctctccaatgcattcatattCTTCCAAAACAGTGatgcccaaaactgcacactattCTCCAATATTACAAATAGATTCAATAGAAACTCTGTGCCCTTGTTAGTGAAGCTTAGGATACcatatgccttttttaaaaattcattcctgagatgtggatgttgctgactgggccagcgtttattgtccatccctagttgcccccttgagaagtgggggggtggggggctgacttcttgaactgctgaagtccacccgctataggtagacccacaatgcccttagagaattcaaggattttgacccagtgacactgaaggaacggagatatatttccaagtcagaatggtgagtggcttgaaggggaagtTGCAgatgtgatgttcccatgtatctgctacccttggccttcaagatggaagtggtcatatttggaaggtgctgacagaggacctttggtgaattgctgcagtgcatttgaGGTGATACAtactactgctactgagtgtcagtggtggagggagtggatgtttgtggatgtggtgccaatcaagcgggctgctttgccctgggtggtgccaagcttcttgagtgttgttggagctgcccccatctaggcaagtagggagtattacatcacactcctgacttgtgccttgcagatgatggacaggaCAGCAGACACAGGCAGTGGATGAGGTTACTGTAGTGGACAGGGTAGGGGACACAGGCAGTGGATGAGGTTACTGTAGTGGACAGGGTAGGGGACACAGGCAGTGGATGAGGTTACTGTAGTGGACAGGGTAGGGGACACAGGCAGTGGATGAGGTTACTGTAGTGGACAGGGTAGGGGACACAGGCAGTGGATGTGGTTACTGTAGTGGACAGGGTAGAGGACACAGGCAGTGGATGAGGTTACTGTAGTGGACAGGGTAGGGGATACAGGCAGTGAATGAGGTTACTGTAGTGGACAGGGTAGGGGACACAGACAGTGGATGAGGTTACTGtattggttcaagaaggcagcttagcaCCACCTTCTTCAGGACAGTTAGCAAAAGGTAATGAATGCAGGCTGA
Proteins encoded in this window:
- the rnf169 gene encoding E3 ubiquitin-protein ligase RNF169 isoform X1, which translates into the protein MAARSGSGERARRERPGPRLQAQAQPQPQAGDSGLCRGCLSLGLACPLCRHRRCCSGSGSRVPSPGADSGAGPLWQQPLGRRRKQQPGRRRTRRRLGEEAEEEAAAAGPESEPVFRAPLVLSKAGDVREGLENQLRQYEPEKESLKEDDETVTAEIIQIILAEGEHEKQQMDKKKTIMEQVKRDEELARKWGRDFATDNMSDSENEEPVKHITTRPWGLAANNKLSSNSSGRFSSMLSIEEENRSWSTPVENNQGRRGTPRIESRTKTSSVSVGSLVTNNVINILSSSENSRSNSAPNLSSEKRSANDPAPSGPAKRERSASPDSNDSISGEFNHFKPISCSPCTPPKKLPDGRVMKPKIVKSTPRNLGCGFHKPAAAPTTYEVNPNLLQKWGQILQERHEEMVASKGTLISEDEGEDAVGRLEAESEIAAMEFASSSNSPGHQKNEYLDSGVNSAPSQDSHQKVPESWSSHMESIPTQQASVEQGNRSQHSISTSSSDHMGAKKSKGSKSSFSSSSQGKKRHHKTKHTVELQTKRTKWTANNVGTTSVSGLDHSQQEDEDRRLAARLQRRLDAERTTVNRQKGSEDGYPLRTKTNFKSK
- the rnf169 gene encoding E3 ubiquitin-protein ligase RNF169 isoform X2, encoding MAARSGSGERARRERPGPRLQAQAQPQPQAGDSGLCRGCLSLGLACPLCRHRRCCSGSGSRVPSPGADSGAGPLWQQPLGRRRKQQPGRRRTRRRLGEEAEEEAAAAGPESEPVFRAPLVLSKAGDVREGLENQLRQYEPEKESLKEDDETVTAEIIQIILAEGEHEKQQMDKKKTIMEQATDNMSDSENEEPVKHITTRPWGLAANNKLSSNSSGRFSSMLSIEEENRSWSTPVENNQGRRGTPRIESRTKTSSVSVGSLVTNNVINILSSSENSRSNSAPNLSSEKRSANDPAPSGPAKRERSASPDSNDSISGEFNHFKPISCSPCTPPKKLPDGRVMKPKIVKSTPRNLGCGFHKPAAAPTTYEVNPNLLQKWGQILQERHEEMVASKGTLISEDEGEDAVGRLEAESEIAAMEFASSSNSPGHQKNEYLDSGVNSAPSQDSHQKVPESWSSHMESIPTQQASVEQGNRSQHSISTSSSDHMGAKKSKGSKSSFSSSSQGKKRHHKTKHTVELQTKRTKWTANNVGTTSVSGLDHSQQEDEDRRLAARLQRRLDAERTTVNRQKGSEDGYPLRTKTNFKSK
- the rnf169 gene encoding E3 ubiquitin-protein ligase RNF169 isoform X3, giving the protein MAARSGSGERARRERPGPRLQAQAQPQPQAGDSGLCRGCLSLGLACPLCRHRRCCSGSGSRVPSPGADSGAGPLWQQPLGRRRKQQPGRRRTRRRLGEEAEEEAAAAGPESEPVFRAPLVLSKAGDVREGLENQLRQATDNMSDSENEEPVKHITTRPWGLAANNKLSSNSSGRFSSMLSIEEENRSWSTPVENNQGRRGTPRIESRTKTSSVSVGSLVTNNVINILSSSENSRSNSAPNLSSEKRSANDPAPSGPAKRERSASPDSNDSISGEFNHFKPISCSPCTPPKKLPDGRVMKPKIVKSTPRNLGCGFHKPAAAPTTYEVNPNLLQKWGQILQERHEEMVASKGTLISEDEGEDAVGRLEAESEIAAMEFASSSNSPGHQKNEYLDSGVNSAPSQDSHQKVPESWSSHMESIPTQQASVEQGNRSQHSISTSSSDHMGAKKSKGSKSSFSSSSQGKKRHHKTKHTVELQTKRTKWTANNVGTTSVSGLDHSQQEDEDRRLAARLQRRLDAERTTVNRQKGSEDGYPLRTKTNFKSK